From Halapricum desulfuricans, a single genomic window includes:
- a CDS encoding MBL fold metallo-hydrolase — protein MEVTLLGTGDTTGTPTVGCDCDTCERARSMGVERTRFSVHVESASGGTLLIDFSPDFRYQFLREDCDPPDAAVVTHIHFDHLDGLGNVYRLVDELPVYATDETDPTTGESVAQTVRGRYDYLDAVSVEPTAPFETVETAGLELTLVPVDHPPLLCYGLLVEDSETGSRLALSGDTSYAIPDRSLDVLSGADLLLADGIVPAENCEYHPMGGRHHDDAGVPRTFGDKHMTIEGARQLGDRLDATETRLVHLSHYIPADRAFAEDMAVDGARFEL, from the coding sequence ATGGAAGTCACGCTGCTGGGGACCGGTGACACGACGGGGACACCGACCGTCGGCTGTGACTGCGACACCTGCGAGCGTGCCCGTTCGATGGGTGTCGAGCGCACCCGCTTCTCGGTGCACGTCGAGTCGGCGTCCGGAGGGACGCTGTTGATCGATTTCAGCCCCGATTTCCGGTATCAATTCCTGCGCGAGGACTGTGATCCGCCGGACGCTGCGGTCGTCACGCACATTCATTTCGATCACCTCGACGGACTGGGGAACGTCTACCGGCTCGTCGACGAGTTACCGGTGTACGCGACCGACGAGACCGATCCGACGACCGGCGAGAGCGTCGCTCAGACCGTTCGGGGGCGCTACGACTATCTCGATGCGGTGTCCGTCGAACCGACAGCGCCCTTCGAGACGGTCGAGACGGCTGGCCTGGAACTGACGCTCGTCCCCGTCGATCACCCGCCGCTTCTGTGTTACGGCCTGCTCGTCGAGGATTCCGAGACTGGCAGCCGACTCGCGCTCTCGGGCGATACCAGCTACGCGATTCCCGACCGATCGCTTGACGTCCTTTCGGGGGCGGATCTCCTGCTGGCTGACGGCATCGTCCCCGCGGAAAACTGCGAGTATCACCCGATGGGCGGTCGCCACCACGACGACGCGGGCGTCCCCCGGACCTTCGGCGACAAGCACATGACCATCGAAGGGGCCCGCCAGCTCGGTGACCGACTCGACGCGACCGAGACGCGGCTCGTCCACCTCTCGCATTACATTCCTGCCGACCGAGCGTTCGCCGAGGATATGGCCGTCGACGGGGCGCGCTTCGAGTTGTGA